The proteins below are encoded in one region of Phaseolus vulgaris cultivar G19833 chromosome 1, P. vulgaris v2.0, whole genome shotgun sequence:
- the LOC137816024 gene encoding uncharacterized protein produces the protein MVDVVERREKAERRKEAESSREKTVSSRENKRWFRKEEGVQSWTSNHFASEAIGHYIRSQIRGPYHHYDAMLEEDKLKWWTDFQTRVTWARHDECQIKKVYESKVKKRFCDMLTKARAKVVRPIWIGEQAWAELLNYWDSQQFKDKSTQNKANRGSSRGGALHSTGRKSHSDIAVTLERQYGRPPEPDELFMATHTNKKGEWENYHERLKILQANSSQDSNTDVHQLDPTTKLQTWKEAAGGKSRGRVYGTTNLAANFRKGVSPLTQAFASDTSQFGHVNENEMLRAELSMWSQKYAHLEDELKVIKDKLISMERDKTASNSTTQFDHEYDPELDDQPVP, from the exons ATGGTGGATGTGGTAGAGAGAAGAGAGAAGGCAGAGAGAAGAAAGGAGGCAGAGAGCAGTAGGGAGAAGACAGTGAGTAGCAGAGAGAATAAGAGATGGTTTCGAAAAGAAGAGGGAGTTCAAAG TTGGACGTCAAATCATTTTGCTAGTGAGGCCATTGGACATTACATTCGATCTCAAATTAGAGGTCCATATCATCATTATGATGCCATGCTTGAGGAGGACAAACTGAAATGGTGGACTGACTTTcag ACTAGAGTCACTTGGGCACGCCATGATGAATGCCAAATTAAAAAGGTCTACGAGTCTAAAGTCAAAAAAAGATTTTGTGATATGTTGACCAAAGCTAGGGCAAAGGTTGTCCGACCTATTTGGATAGGTGAGCAAGCATGGGCTGAACTTCTAAACTATTGGGATTCACAACAATTCAAAGATAAATCAACTCAAAATAAAGCCAATAGGGGTTCATCTCGTGGTGGAGCACTGCACTCCACAGGTCGAAAATCACATTCAGATATTGCAGTTACCTTG GAACGTCAATATGGTCGTCCTCCAGAACCTGATGAACTATTTATGGCCACCCACACAAATAAGAAGGGTGAATGG GAAAACTATCATGAGCGCTTGAAAATCCTTCAAGCAAATAGTTCTCAGGACTCTAACACTGATGTCCACCAACTTGATCCTACAACTAAGCTTCAAACATGGAAGGAAGCCGCCGGAGGAAAGAGTAGAGGTCGGGTGTATGGTACGACAAACTTGGCTGCTAACTTCCGCAAAGGAGTTTCTCCTCTCACTCAAGCCTTTGCTTCCGACACTTCACAATTTGGGCATGTGAATGAAAATGAAATGCTTCGTGCTGAACTTAGTATGTGGAGTCAGAAGTATGCACACTTGGAGGATGAGTTGAAGGTTATAAAAGATAAACTTATCTCAATGGAACGTGACAAAACTGCTTCCAATAGCACAACACAATTCGATCATGAGTATGATCCAGAGCTGGATGATCAACCTGTTCCTTAA
- the LOC137814162 gene encoding pterocarpan synthase 1-like → MAMWFITITLTLLFSSLTAAENSDFFEYVSPNSLGLKKEKLLHLHFFLHDVTSGSKPTAVQIAEAQTTNTSSTFFGFLAIADDPLTVGPDPGSKVVGKGQGLYGFSDQNEVALVMLFNLVFTEGKFNGSTLSLLGRNLIFENERELTIVGGSGVFKLARGFADLKKYSLDNKTGNAIVEYNIYVFHY, encoded by the coding sequence ATGGCAATGTGGTTCATCACCATCACCCTCACCCTCCTCTTCTCCTCACTCACAGCAGCAGAAAACTCCGATTTCTTTGAATACGTATCTCCGAATTCTCTGGGTCTGAAAAAGGAGAAGCTGCTCCACCTTCACTTCTTCTTGCACGACGTTACAAGCGGGTCCAAGCCCACAGCAGTGCAAATTGCAGAGGCCCAAACGACCAACACTTCCTCCACGTTTTTCGGATTCCTGGCAATAGCCGACGACCCGTTGACCGTTGGGCCGGATCCCGGGTCCAAAGTTGTCGGAAAGGGACAAGGACTGTACGGGTTTTCAGACCAGAACGAGGTTGCCCTGGTGATGCTCTTCAACTTGGTGTTCACGGAAGGGAAGTTCAATGGCAGCACTCTGAGCTTGTTGGGTCGGAACTTGATATTCGAGAACGAAAGAGAATTGACGATTGTTGGCGGAAGTGGGGTTTTCAAGTTGGCACGTGGCTTTGCTGATCTGAAGAAGTATAGTCTCGATAACAAGACAGGGAACGCTATTGTGGAGTACAATATTTACGTCTTCCATTATTGA
- the LOC137814163 gene encoding pterocarpan synthase 1-like: MAIWFITLTLLFSSVAAAENPDFYEYISPSSLGLKKEKLLHLHFFFHDVSSGPKPTAVTIAQAQTTANSSSFFGLLMIADDPLTVGPDPGSKLVGRGQGLYGFADQKEVALAMLFNFVFTEGKFNGSTLSLLGRNLIFHDERELPIVGGSGVFKFARGFAHAKKYSLDTKTGDTVVEYNFYVFHY; encoded by the coding sequence ATGGCTATTTGGTTCATCACCCTCACCCTACTCTTCTCCTCAGTCGCTGCAGCAGAAAATCCCGATTTCTATGAATACATATCTCCAAGTTCTCTGGGTCTCAAGAAGGAGAAGCTGCTCCACCTTCACTTCTTCTTCCATGACGTTTCGAGCGGGCCCAAACCCACCGCAGTCACGATCGCACAGGCACAGACCACGGCCAACTCATCCTCGTTTTTCGGGCTCCTGATGATAGCGGACGACCCATTGACCGTTGGGCCCGACCCTGGTTCCAAACTCGTGGGAAGGGGACAAGGACTTTACGGGTTTGCAGACCAGAAGGAAGTTGCCCTGGCGATGCTCTTTAACTTTGTGTTCACGGAAGGGAAATTCAATGGGAGCACTCTGAGCTTGTTGGGTAGGAACTTGATATTCCACGACGAGAGGGAATTGCCAATTGTTGGTGGAAGTGGGGTTTTCAAGTTTGCTCGTGGCTTTGCTCATGCCAAGAAGTATAGTCTTGATACCAAGACAGGTGACACTGTTGTGGAGTACAACTTTTACGTATTCCATTATTAG